A section of the Malus sylvestris chromosome 17, drMalSylv7.2, whole genome shotgun sequence genome encodes:
- the LOC126610409 gene encoding F-box protein At5g49610-like: protein MRAAKYKCIPSGVLADILFRLPVKSLKRFECVCKSWYDLIKDPSFTIQHLHHSKNVNQHLLLEKGIRNSHVSLLCFDEISLLSRHRLNLPSVFSEILGPCNGIYCFIRLNVEFELDLIALANVSLREFKVVPDLSISHPHSQSQSVKLCGFGFDRKTNDYKLVLILSYADRATGIEFDCKEVVYSLRSKSWRELDHTFPYAEVTHWLSPFCKISYWPYLLTSDSGTYVNRNSHWLVSDTTHWLANDDIRYTIRYFDMADEVFRRISLPKLPEFSSYGDMYVDINALYTDSLSVVVRPKSYIPDKTCEVWIMHDYGDDESWTKLATIGPIEGIARSLKLLGFWQKGEFLFEYDEEQVISYNPNTQKITQKFRICGSLRAYTESLVSIVGDQRDDQNLLFDVVKEGDDPALQQPTSSS from the coding sequence ATGAGGGCCGCAAAATACAAATGCATTCCCTCTGGCGTGTTGGCAGACATTCTTTTCAGGCTGCCTGTGAAATCTCTGAAGCGGTTCGAATGCGTATGCAAATCCTGGTATGATCTCATCAAAGACCCGAGTTTCACCATCCAACACCTCCATCATTCCAAAAACGTGAATCAGCATCTTCTCCTTGAGAAAGGTATACGTAATAGTCATGTCTCCTTGCTTTGTTTCGACGAAATATCGCTTCTTTCTCGGCATCGGCTAAACTTACCCTCGGTCTTTTCTGAAATTTTGGGTCCTTGCAATGGAATCTACTGCTTCATAAGGCTTAATGTCGAATTCGAACTGGATCTTATTGCACTGGCAAATGTTTCGCTCAGAGAATTCAAGGTTGTTCCAGACTTGAGCATCTCACATCCTCACAGCCAAAGTCAAAGCGTGAAACTATGTGGATTTGGATTTGATCGTAAAACCAATGATTACAAGTTGGTTTTAATTCTCAGTTACGCAGATAGAGCAACGGGGATCGAATTCGATTGTAAGGAGGTTGTATATAGCTTGCGTTCCAAGTCATGGAGAGAATTAGATCATACTTTTCCGTATGCTGAAGTTACCCATTGGCTTTCTCCGTTTTGTAAAATTAGCTATTGGCCTTACCTTTTGACGAGTGACAGTGGCACCTATGTCAACAGGAATTCTCACTGGTTGGTCAGTGATACCACTCATTGGTTGGCCAACGATGATATTCGTTATACAATTCGTTATTTTGACATGGCTGATGAAGTGTTCCGACGGATTTCGCTTCCAAAGTTACCCGAGTTTTCCTCGTATGGTGACATGTATGTCGATATTAATGCATTGTACACTGATTCACTTTCCGTGGTTGTTCGTCCGAAGTCTTATATCCCTGACAAGACTTGTGAAGTATGGATCATGCACGACTACGGTGACGATGAATCTTGGACCAAACTAGCTACGATTGGGCCAATTGAAGGCATTGCAAGGTCACTGAAGCTGTTGGGATTTTGGCAAAAAGGAGAGTTTCTTTTCGAATATGACGAAGAACAAGTGATCTCATACAACCCAAACACTCAGAAGATCACCCAGAAATTCCGAATTTGTGGATCATTGCGAGCTTACACAGAGAGCTTGGTTTCAATCGTAGGAGACCAACGGGACGACCAAAATTTGTTGTTTGATGTTGTTAAGGAAGGTGATGATCCAGCTCTTCAACAACCCACATCTTCGTCATGA
- the LOC126609631 gene encoding ribosomal RNA-processing protein 8 yields the protein MADNESSKKRKRAGRRNKSHTQKLKLSTERESTSPKAERINEEAAENPKASTSASAKRLKSQGKLSNSSSFLDKMKAKLSGGHFRMINEKLYTCTGKEALEYFNDDPTLFDTYHTGYQEQMSHWPELPVDIIIKWLKEHSPSLVVADFGCGDARLAKNVKNKVFSFDLISNDPSVISCDMANTPLGSTSVDVAVFCLSLMGTNFPNYLNEAHRILKPRGWLLIAEVKSRFDSTTGGADPKTFTKAVCDLGFTSVSKDFSNKMFILFYFKKKEEQDSKKKDIEWPELKPCLYKRR from the exons ATGGCCGATAACGAATCGAGCAAAAAGCGGAAGAGAGCGGGGCGTCGCAATAAATCTCACACCCAAAAGCTCAAGCTTTCCACCGAAAGAGAAAGCACTTCCCCAAAAGCTGAAAGAATCAATGAAGAAGCAGCAGAGAATCCAAAAGCTTCTACTTCTGCTTCTGCTAAGCGCTTAAAATCGCAGGGAAAGCTCTCGAATTCGTCTAGCTTTCTCGATAAG ATGAAAGCAAAGCTATCCGGAGGCCATTTTCGGATGATTAACGAGAAGCTCTACACTTGCAC TGGAAAAGAGGCGCTTGAGTATTTCAATGACGACCCGACATTGTTTGATACA TACCACACAGGATATCAAGAGCAAATGTCACATTGGCCTGAGCTGCCAGTTGATATAatcatcaaatggcttaaaGAGCATAGCCCTTCTCTGGTTGTGGCTGATTTTGGATGCG GCGATGCACGCCTAGCAAAAAATGTGAAGAATAAAGTCTTCTCCTTTGATCTCATATCCAACGATCCTTCAGTAATATCCTGTGATATGGCAAAT ACACCCCTCGGCTCTACATCTGTAGATGTTGCTGTCTTCTGCCTTTCGTTGATGGGGACAAATTTCCCAAATTACCTGAATGAAGCACACAGAATACTTAAGCCCCG TGGTTGGCTTTTGATAGCAGAAGTGAAGAGCAGATTTGACTCGACTACTGGAGGAGCCGACCCAAAGACATTTACAAAAgccgtatgcgatcttggattTACCTCTGTGTCGAAG GATTTCTCAAACAAGATGTTTATATTGTTTTACTTCAAGAAAAAG GAGGAGCAAGATTCAAAGAAAAAGGACATTGAATGGCCTGAGCTGAAACCTTGTTTGTATAAGCGCCGCTGA